A single region of the Podospora pseudopauciseta strain CBS 411.78 chromosome 1, whole genome shotgun sequence genome encodes:
- a CDS encoding hypothetical protein (EggNog:ENOG503NYI0), translated as MSTTTPFIPTWNLKPFPGISLSAGGLLALADLQTIAKRTAITGGASWADAFLLAPGLHYQQAAGDLFRKGGSGGASAITKIVDQCSPDREVTLQLNNAATAEYIQSIAQPGQEVVLDIGRVRETTRGERYFLRRSNGGRSAVAWSEEEEWVDGGLGWVSHVLYLSTLFLTMGTIVVVVLFKDWWCLMSILGYMTSRLLNICII; from the exons atgtcaacaacaacccccttcaTCCCCACATGGAACCTCAAACCCTTCCCAggcatctccctctccgccggTGGCCTCTTGGCGCTCGCAGACCTCCAAACGATAGCCAAACGCACCGCCATCACCGGCGGCGCCTCCTGGGCGgacgccttcctcctcgcccccgGCCTTCACTACCAGCAGGCAGCTGGGGATTTGTTCCGCAAAGGCggtagtggtggtgcttCGGCCATAACCAAAATAGTAGATCAATGCTCCCCTGACAGAGAGGTGACCCTCCAGCTCAACAACGCCGCCACAGCAGAATACATCCAGTCGATCGCCCAGCCAGGACAAGAAGTGGTGCTTGATATTGGGCGGGTCAGGGAGACAACAAGGGGGGAAAGGTATTTCTTACGACGGAGCAACGGCGGGAGGAGTGCGGTTGCCTggtcggaggaggaagagtgggtggatggagggttggggtgggtttCGCACGTGTTATATCTCTCGACGCTGTTTTTGACAATGGGGACGATAGTAGTAGTTGTTCTCTTCAAAGATT GGTGGTGCCTCATGTCTATACTGGGCTACATGACCTCCCGCCTGCTAAACATCTGCATTATCTAA